One part of the Thermodesulfovibrio sp. 3462-1 genome encodes these proteins:
- a CDS encoding sulfite exporter TauE/SafE family protein, with product MKNQFIHSLWIGVLAGCFGGLVGLGGGVVMIPLMVAVLKITQHKAHGTSLFALVFTGITGAVTYGMKGSVDVVASLILAVTAIFTARAGARFAHSLAEWKLKRAFGAFLIFAALILVAKPYLTELYHLEIEGIAKIITLLIIGIFAGFLAGMMGIGGGTVMVPALVIILNYGQHIAQGTSLLCMVPAGAVGAYTHLRLGNVIKGLLPGLISGIIVGTYIGSNIAHVLSDAYLRVIFALIIIWTGIRFLKTPKPVK from the coding sequence GTGAAAAATCAGTTTATCCATTCCCTATGGATAGGAGTTCTTGCTGGCTGTTTTGGCGGACTTGTTGGACTTGGTGGCGGAGTGGTTATGATTCCACTAATGGTGGCTGTGCTTAAGATTACCCAGCACAAAGCACATGGAACAAGTTTATTCGCTCTTGTATTTACAGGTATCACAGGTGCTGTTACTTACGGAATGAAGGGTTCTGTAGATGTTGTTGCTTCTTTGATCCTTGCAGTAACAGCGATTTTTACTGCCCGGGCAGGTGCACGATTTGCACACAGTCTTGCAGAATGGAAACTTAAAAGAGCCTTCGGTGCTTTTTTAATTTTTGCTGCCCTAATTCTTGTTGCAAAACCTTATCTTACTGAGCTGTATCATCTTGAAATTGAAGGAATTGCGAAGATTATCACACTTCTTATAATAGGTATTTTTGCAGGTTTTCTGGCTGGAATGATGGGCATAGGTGGAGGCACTGTTATGGTTCCTGCCCTTGTTATTATATTAAATTATGGTCAGCACATAGCACAGGGCACATCTCTATTATGCATGGTTCCTGCTGGAGCAGTTGGTGCTTATACACATTTAAGGCTTGGTAATGTCATTAAAGGTCTCCTTCCCGGATTGATTTCTGGTATTATTGTTGGAACTTACATTGGCTCTAACATTGCCCATGTTCTTAGTGATGCTTATTTGAGAGTAATATTTGCCTTGATTATAATATGGACAGGAATAAGATTCTTAAAAACACCAAAACCTGTTAAATGA
- a CDS encoding N-acetylmuramoyl-L-alanine amidase: MIKKTVFIILVLSILSTALAQETAQKIVLKYGKHQDFYRFVLVCETIETAHSINVKLLNDGKLKLSFPNSFEIEFEGKVLSDQDKVNNLKIFKSDSSLIISTSNINKIKISRLESPPRLVIDAFFESPPQEEKFKSASILLDPGHGGLDSGIKEKDSSEKELVLYISKEIASRLAQKGIKTSLTRATDENLSLKERSKIANTLKPSVLLSIHLSSEESFIIYTSPKKINISKDDPSKIFLKEDSLVKIFVKKIKEKFSEPVYTEKLPATLLKEACQPALMIEIPKRALFSEKSYVNKIIDVLVQGILENFKTKVQKTNDE, translated from the coding sequence ATGATTAAAAAAACTGTATTTATAATTTTAGTTTTGTCTATTTTATCAACAGCCTTAGCTCAGGAGACTGCTCAAAAAATAGTTTTAAAATACGGAAAACATCAGGATTTTTATAGATTTGTCCTGGTATGCGAAACAATTGAGACTGCACATTCAATAAATGTAAAATTGCTGAATGATGGTAAATTAAAATTAAGCTTTCCAAATTCATTTGAAATTGAATTTGAAGGAAAAGTTTTATCCGATCAAGATAAAGTAAATAATCTAAAAATTTTTAAAAGTGATAGTAGTCTAATTATCAGCACTTCAAACATTAATAAAATAAAAATTTCAAGACTTGAATCCCCACCAAGACTTGTAATAGATGCATTTTTTGAATCGCCTCCACAGGAAGAAAAATTTAAATCAGCATCAATACTCCTTGATCCAGGACATGGCGGGCTGGATTCAGGAATAAAGGAAAAAGATAGCAGTGAAAAAGAGCTTGTGCTGTATATCTCCAAGGAAATAGCATCAAGGCTTGCACAAAAAGGAATAAAAACATCACTTACAAGAGCTACTGATGAAAATTTATCCCTTAAAGAAAGGTCAAAAATTGCAAATACCTTAAAACCTTCTGTTTTGTTAAGTATTCATCTTTCAAGCGAAGAAAGTTTCATTATTTATACATCTCCAAAGAAAATAAACATATCAAAAGATGATCCATCAAAGATTTTTCTTAAAGAAGACAGTTTAGTAAAAATTTTTGTAAAAAAAATAAAAGAGAAATTTTCAGAACCTGTTTATACAGAAAAACTGCCTGCCACTCTTCTTAAAGAAGCTTGTCAACCAGCTTTGATGATTGAAATTCCTAAAAGAGCTTTATTTTCTGAGAAAAGTTATGTAAACAAAATTATAGATGTCCTTGTTCAGGGAATTCTGGAAAACTTTAAAACAAAAGTGCAAAAAACAAACGATGAATAA
- a CDS encoding GerMN domain-containing protein — translation MNKKLITISALILVAILTTIVYFTLFKHEKKTFEKFQTEQAMVNFKIYLPSSNSIVIKEIYLEKESSELKNIERILEIFLSELPSKETKILGIYRDKENVVYIDLSKNFAIPQSMLEEYFLLKSLYKTLKENFPWIKDIKILIESREIETISGHISIASSLKEAVEEN, via the coding sequence ATGAATAAAAAATTAATTACAATTTCAGCTTTAATACTGGTTGCAATATTAACGACTATAGTTTATTTCACTTTATTTAAACACGAGAAAAAAACTTTTGAAAAATTTCAAACAGAGCAAGCCATGGTAAACTTTAAAATATACCTGCCTTCTTCAAATTCTATAGTTATAAAAGAAATATATCTCGAGAAAGAAAGCTCAGAGTTAAAAAATATTGAAAGAATTCTTGAAATTTTTTTATCAGAACTACCTTCAAAAGAAACGAAAATTCTTGGCATATACAGAGACAAAGAAAATGTCGTTTATATAGATTTATCAAAAAATTTTGCCATACCTCAAAGTATGCTTGAGGAGTATTTTTTGCTCAAATCCCTCTATAAAACATTAAAAGAGAACTTTCCGTGGATAAAAGATATTAAAATATTGATAGAAAGCCGAGAAATTGAAACTATATCAGGACATATCTCAATTGCATCATCTTTAAAAGAAGCAGTGGAGGAAAATTAA
- the racE gene encoding glutamate racemase, translated as MQEKPIGIFDSGIGGLTVLKEIAKLLPNENLMYLGDTARVPYGIRSAETVIKYSLECASFLFKKEIKMLVVACNTSSSVSLEILREKLPVPVIGVIEPGVRAALKVTKNGKIGIIGTEATIQSEAYPKKIKTLKPDTEVISKACPLFVPLVEEGILEGSIAELVVEKYLKDLKHSGIDTLILGCTHYPLLKKTIQKYMEGIRLVDSAQEIALEVKNLLIHQELINKSSEHGLKTFYVTDSPERFKKIGEIFLNYEINNIFKVSLEEEK; from the coding sequence ATGCAAGAAAAACCGATAGGTATTTTTGACTCTGGAATTGGAGGCTTAACAGTTTTAAAAGAAATTGCAAAGCTACTTCCAAATGAAAACCTCATGTATCTTGGTGATACTGCACGAGTTCCCTATGGAATTCGTTCTGCTGAAACTGTTATTAAATATTCTCTTGAATGTGCAAGCTTTCTTTTTAAAAAAGAGATTAAAATGCTTGTCGTGGCTTGTAATACCTCTTCATCTGTAAGCCTTGAAATTCTGAGAGAAAAATTACCAGTACCTGTTATTGGTGTTATTGAACCCGGAGTTAGGGCAGCATTAAAAGTTACAAAAAACGGCAAAATCGGCATAATTGGAACAGAAGCAACTATTCAGAGTGAAGCCTATCCTAAAAAAATTAAGACACTAAAACCCGATACAGAGGTTATTTCAAAAGCCTGTCCTTTATTCGTTCCATTAGTGGAAGAAGGAATTTTAGAGGGAAGCATTGCAGAACTGGTAGTTGAAAAATATCTTAAAGATTTGAAACACAGTGGAATTGACACTTTAATTCTCGGTTGCACCCATTATCCTTTGCTAAAAAAAACTATTCAGAAATATATGGAAGGAATAAGGCTTGTGGATTCCGCTCAGGAAATTGCTCTGGAAGTAAAAAATCTACTTATCCATCAAGAGCTTATAAATAAAAGCTCTGAGCATGGTTTAAAAACCTTTTATGTAACTGATTCACCAGAGAGATTTAAAAAGATAGGTGAAATATTTTTAAACTATGAAATTAACAATATTTTTAAAGTATCTCTTGAGGAGGAAAAGTAA
- the rph gene encoding ribonuclease PH has translation MRPDGRKNDELRSLKIEKNFIKNADGSVLIELGNTRVICTASIENKVPPFLKDQKKGWITAEYGMLPRSTPVRMLRESTAGRVGGRTHEIQRLIGRSLRAVVDLEKLGERTIWIDCDVIEADGGTRTASITGGYLALREAIKKAMNAGMITEDPLKDSVAAISVGIVSGEPRLDLCYQEDSQAEVDMNIVMTGSGKFVEIQGTAELMPFSKENLLQLISLAEKGIRELLRLINALD, from the coding sequence ATGAGGCCTGATGGACGAAAAAATGATGAACTCAGAAGTTTAAAAATTGAAAAGAACTTTATTAAAAACGCTGATGGTTCAGTTTTAATTGAACTTGGTAATACAAGAGTAATATGCACAGCATCAATAGAAAATAAAGTTCCACCTTTTTTAAAGGATCAGAAAAAAGGATGGATCACAGCTGAGTACGGAATGCTTCCTCGGTCAACTCCAGTAAGAATGTTAAGAGAGTCCACTGCTGGCAGAGTTGGTGGAAGAACTCATGAAATTCAAAGACTCATTGGAAGATCATTGAGAGCAGTTGTTGACCTTGAAAAACTTGGAGAAAGAACAATATGGATTGACTGCGATGTTATTGAAGCTGATGGAGGAACCCGAACAGCCTCAATAACTGGTGGGTATTTAGCTTTAAGAGAAGCTATTAAAAAAGCAATGAATGCTGGAATGATTACTGAAGATCCTTTGAAAGACAGTGTTGCTGCTATAAGTGTTGGAATAGTCTCAGGTGAACCCCGCCTTGACCTCTGCTATCAGGAAGACTCTCAGGCAGAGGTTGACATGAATATAGTGATGACAGGGTCTGGAAAGTTTGTAGAAATTCAGGGAACAGCAGAATTAATGCCTTTTTCTAAGGAAAATCTGCTTCAACTAATTTCTCTGGCAGAAAAAGGAATAAGGGAGTTATTAAGGCTTATAAATGC